The proteins below are encoded in one region of Saccopteryx leptura isolate mSacLep1 chromosome 1, mSacLep1_pri_phased_curated, whole genome shotgun sequence:
- the GALR3 gene encoding galanin receptor type 3 yields MIDNQNISLDSPGTVGAVAVPVVFALIFLLGTVGNGLVLAVLLQPGPSAWQEPGSTTDLFILNLAVADLCFILCCVPFQAAIYTLDAWLFGALVCKAVHLLIYLTMYASSFTLAAVSVDRYLAVRHPLRSRALRTPRNARAAVGLVWLLAALFSAPYLSYYGTVRYGTLELCVPAWEDARRRALDVATFAAGYLLPVAVVSLAYARTLRFLWVAVGPAGVVAAEARRRATGRAGRAMLAVAALYALCWGPHHALILCFWYGRFAFSPATYACRLASHCLAYANSCLNPLVYALASRHFRARLRRLWPCGCRRRHRACCPPGSSRALRRIRPASSGPVGCPGDARPRGRLPAGGGWGREPGKWAARGGDAGPALSARGPK; encoded by the exons ATGATTGATAACCAGAACATTTCGCTGGACAGCCCGGGGACTGTGGGGGCTGTGGCAGTGCCTGTGGTCTTTGCCCTCATCTTCCTGCTGGGCACAGTGGGCAACGGGCTGGTTTTGGCGGTGCTGCTGCAGCCTGGCCCGAGTGCATGGCAGGAGCCAGGCAGCACTACAGATCTGTTCATCCTCAACCTGGCCGTGGCCGACCTCTGCTTCATTCTGTGCTGCGTGCCTTTCCAGGCCGCCATCTACACGCTGGACGCCTGGCTCTTTGGGGCCCTTGTCTGTAAGGCTGTGCACCTGCTCATCTACCTCACCATGTATGCCAGCAGCTTTACACTGGCCGCCGTCTCTGTGGACAG GTACCTGGCCGTAAGGCACCCGTTGCGTTCGCGCGCCCTGCGCACCCCGCGCAACGCCCGCGCCGCCGTGGGCCTGGTCTGGCTACTGGCTGCGCTCTTCTCGGCCCCCTACCTTAGCTACTACGGCACGGTGCGCTACGGCACGCTCGAGCTCTGCGTGCCCGCCTGGGAGGACGCGCGCCGGCGCGCCCTGGACGTGGCCACCTTCGCGGCGGGCTACCTGCTCCCGGTGGCTGTGGTGAGCCTAGCCTACGCGCGCACATTGCGCTTCCTGTGGGTGGCTGTGGGCCCGGCAGGCGTGGTGGCAGCAGAGGCCCGGCGCAGGGCCACGGGCCGCGCGGGGCGCGCCATGCTAGCGGTGGCCGCGCTCTACGCGCTCTGCTGGGGTCCGCACCACGCGCTCATCCTCTGCTTCTGGTACGGCCGCTTCGCCTTCAGCCCGGCCACCTACGCCTGCCGCCTGGCCTCGCACTGCCTCGCCTACGCCAACTCCTGCCTCAACCCACTGGTCTACGCGCTCGCCTCGCGCCACTTCCGCGCGCGCCTCCGCCGTCTGTGGCCCTGCGGTTGCCGTCGCCGCCACCGCGCTTGCTGCCCCCCGGGCTCCTCCCGCGCCCTCCGCCGCATCCGCCCGGCGTCCTCTGGTCCTGTCGGCTGCCCCGGGGACGCTCGGCCTCGCGGGAGGCTGCCGGCGGGTGgtggctggggcagggagccCGGGAAGTGGGCTGCCCGCGGCGGGGATGCTGGACCAGCCCTGTCTGCCAGGGGACCGAAATAA